GGTGACGGAGAGCGCCTGGTGCGCCTGCCACCAGTGGATGGGGCTGCCGCCCTGCGGGCCGGGCTGGAGCACCGCGTGCAGCTGACCGGCGGCGAGCAGCACCGACCAGCCGTGCAGCGGGGAGGGCAGCTCACTGGTGTCGGTGACGGGGATGAAGCCCTGCTCGATGAGGAGCGGCAGGAAGTCGTCGCCGGGGCCGGTCGAGCCGGGACGGGCGATCGGCGCGGTCGGCTCGACCACCAGCGCGGGGTGCAGCTCGCCGCCGATCAGGACCAGACCGCTGGTGATGCCGAGGACTGCCTGGCCGCCGGGCGCGGTCTGCGGCGCCCCACCGGGTGCGGGCACGGAGGGGGACGGCGCCGGGCTGTCGCCCGTGATGGAGCGGACGGCGCCCTGGAGCTGCTCCTCGGAGACCGAAACCACCTGCGAGGGGATGCAGTTGGCGTGCGCGAAGGCGAGTACGGCGGTCTCCTCGCCGACGAACAGCACCGTACTGGTGGGTTCGCGCTCGGGGTCCCCGGGGGTGCGGCAGGAGGTGCAGTCGTAACTGCCCGGCGCGTCGTCGCCGACGAGCAGCCTGTCGGCTTCTTCGTCACCGATCTCGGCACGTACCTCATCACTGACGTCGAGCATGCGCGGCACGGGGTGGCTCCTCGGACTAGGCGAGCGGGCGCCGGGTGGTTCCCGGCTCGCCGGGCACAACGCCGGAGCGGTGTGCGGGGTCACGCCGTTTGAGGGAACGGAATCGAACCGGCCACCCGGGAGGGTGAACGACCTCGTGCGTGCTTCTGCTTTGTGGCAACTGTGGGTCGGTTGCGTCCAGTTGATGGTCGAAGCTGCCCGTTTCGCGGGGTGGGAGGTGGTCGGCCGTCCGGGTGGGGTGCGCAGGTGCGCCGCGTGGCGGTGCGGGGCGGTGGAGGGGGCGTGCGTAGCGTGACCCGATGCCCAACCTCCGGACCTGGTGGGCCGCGTCGGCGGCCGTGACCGCTGCCGCGCTGGTGTTCGTACTCCCCTCCGGCGCGGCCGCGGTCCCGCCGCCGGCGCCGGGAGCCGCGGGGGCGGCGGCGCGTCCCGGAGCGTCCGGGGTGATCGGGCGGGGACCGGCGGACTGCGGGCCGGGCGGCACGTGGCCCTGGGACTGCGTGGCCGACTGCGAGAGCAGCGGGCGGTGGTCGGTCAACACGGGCAACGGGTTCTACGGGGGGCTGCAGTTCCGGCAGTCGACCTGGGAGGCGTACGGGGGGCTCGTCTTCGCGCCGCGGGCCGATCTGGCGCGGCGGGAGCAGCAGATCAGGGTGGGGGAGGAGGTGCTGGCCACACAGGGGTGGGAGGCGTGGCCGGTGTGCGCGAAGCGGTACGGGCTGGCGGGGCGGATGCACGTGGTGCGGGAGGGGGAGTCGCTGGACTCGATCGCGCGGCGGCGGGGGGTGGCGGGGGGCTGGAGGGCGTTGTACGAGGCGAACCGGGGGGTGATCGGGGAGAGACCGGAGGTGGTGGGGGTGGGGGTGATGCTGGTGTTGCCGGTTGCTCCGCCGGGTGCTCCGCCGGTGCCGGTGCCGGTGCCGGGGGCTTCGGCGAGCGGGGCGGCTTCGGCGGGGCCGGCTCCGCGCTGACGCACCCACCCGGGCCCGGGCCCGGACCCACGCCTCAATCGCCGGCGGGGCTGGGAGTGCGGGGCTCCGCCCCGGGCCCCGCGCCTCAAACGCCGGCGGGGCTGGAGAGGGGCGGCGGGGCTGGAAGGGAATGCGGGGCGGGAGGGACAGCGGCGCTGGACTGGAGGGGCGGGGGGCTGGAGGAGGGTGGCGGGGCTGGAGGGGGGCGGCGGGGCGGGAAGGGGCCGCGGGGCGGGAAGGGGCCGCGGGGCGGGAGGGGGCGTGTGAGGGGGTGGGGGTGGCGGGAGAATGTGGGGATGCTGGATACCTCCGCGCGGTTGTTGCGTTTGTTGTCGCTGTTGCAGGCCCATCGGGAGTGGACCGGGGCCGCGTTGGGTGAGCGGCTCGGGGTGACGCCGAGGACCGTGCGGCGGGACGTGGAGCGGTTGCGGGAGCTCGGCTACCCCGTCAACGCGAGCCCCGGCACCGGTGGCGGGTACCAGCTCGGGGCAGGGGCGGAGTTGCCGCCCCTGTTGCTCGAGGACGACGAGGCAGTCGCGGTGGCCGTCGGCCTGCGCACCGCCGCCGGGAACGGCGTCGAGGGGATCGGGGAGGCCTCCGTACGGGCCCTCGCCAAGCTGGAGCAGGTGCTGCCGTCCCGGCTGCGCCGAAGGGTCTGCGCGCTCAACGAGTTCACCGTGCCCATGCTGCGGGGGCCCCAGGGCCCCACCATCGACCCCGCCGTACTGACCGGGCTCGCCGCGGTCTGCCGGGACAGCGAGCGGCTGCGCTTCGGCTACCGCGACCACGACGGCACCGCCACCCGCCGCACGGTGGAGCCGCACCGGCTGGTCTGCACCGAGCGGCGCTGGTACCTCGTCGCCTGGGACCTCGACCGGGAGGACTGGCGGACCTTCCGGGCCGACCGGATCGACCCCCGGCCGCCGCACGGCCCCCGCTTCACCCCCCGCCCGCCCCCGGCCGAGGACCTCGCCGCGTACGTCTCCCGTGGCGTGTCCCAGCGCGCGTACGCCGCCCGGGCGCTGGTACGGCTCAAGGTGTCGGCGGAGGAAGCCGCCCTGACCGTCGGGCCGAGCGACGGAACCCTGGAGCCGGTCGATGCGGGGAGCTGCCTGCTGCGCACCGGGGCGGTGAACCTCGACGCCGTGGTGGTGCACCTCATGATGCTCGGCTGTGAGTTCGAGGTGATCGAGCCCGTGGAGCTGACCGAACGGATCCGGGGACTGCGGGACCTCCTCGACCGGTCGGTGAAGGAGAAGTGAGGGGAAGCGAGGAGAAGTGAGGAAACTGAGGGGGGTTCAGTTCAGTGGCCGGTCCGGGCGCGAGGTGGAATTGCCGCGGTAATTCCGAAGGCCCCGGGCGGGCATGAGGGAATCGCCTATTTCTCCGGGGGAACTGTCGACAATCCGTGACACAAGCGTGACCCGGTACGGAGGAACGTCCTGGCGTCGGGGTGACGGGCTGGGCATATCAACGACAACGGCGGGCCGGTTCGGTGAACCGGCCCGCCGTCGCGGCGTCGTGGTGCGGGGTGGTCGTGCGTACCGTCCGCGGGGTGGAGCGGCTCAGCCGCCCGTGACCGGGCGGGCCGCCGTGCCCCGGGCTCCCGCCCGTTCCGTGTGCGCCGGGCGGCGGCTGCCGACCGGGGTGACCGGCGTGCGCTCGGACCGGATGACGTGCGGCCGGGCGGCGCCGTGCGGGACCGTCCGCGGCGCGGGGGCGTGGCCGCCGGACGCACCGGTCGCGGCGGGCGTGTCGGCGGTGCGCCGCAGCCGCCACTTGCCGCCCGCGGAGACCAGCGGGACGAGCGCGGCGGCGACCGGCTCGGAGACCTGCCCCTCCTCCAGGCGGCTGCGCAGCCGCTCCCGCACCTCGAAGACGTAGGCCTCGGACCGGGCGATCAGCGGCTCGAACCAGGGCAGGGCGAGCAGCACCAGCAGGCCCGCGGACCAGCCGAGCAGTACGTCGCTGACCCAGTGGGTGCCGAGGTAGACGGTGGTGGCGCCGACGCTCAGCGAGACGATCGCCGACACCAGTGACAGCACCCGCCGGGTCACCACGGTGGAGGCCAGGTAGGCCAGGATCCCCCAGGTGACGACGGCGTTGGCGGTGTGGCCCGAAGGGAATATATCGCCGCCCGCGAAGAGCTCGGCGGAGCCGATCTGGGTGGCGTAGTGCGGACCCAGCCGCCCGAGGCCGAGCTTCACGGAGCCCACGGTGATGTTCAGCAGCAGCAGCGCCACG
This Streptomyces sp. NBC_00539 DNA region includes the following protein-coding sequences:
- a CDS encoding LysM peptidoglycan-binding domain-containing protein; this encodes MPNLRTWWAASAAVTAAALVFVLPSGAAAVPPPAPGAAGAAARPGASGVIGRGPADCGPGGTWPWDCVADCESSGRWSVNTGNGFYGGLQFRQSTWEAYGGLVFAPRADLARREQQIRVGEEVLATQGWEAWPVCAKRYGLAGRMHVVREGESLDSIARRRGVAGGWRALYEANRGVIGERPEVVGVGVMLVLPVAPPGAPPVPVPVPGASASGAASAGPAPR
- a CDS encoding helix-turn-helix transcriptional regulator; this encodes MLDTSARLLRLLSLLQAHREWTGAALGERLGVTPRTVRRDVERLRELGYPVNASPGTGGGYQLGAGAELPPLLLEDDEAVAVAVGLRTAAGNGVEGIGEASVRALAKLEQVLPSRLRRRVCALNEFTVPMLRGPQGPTIDPAVLTGLAAVCRDSERLRFGYRDHDGTATRRTVEPHRLVCTERRWYLVAWDLDREDWRTFRADRIDPRPPHGPRFTPRPPPAEDLAAYVSRGVSQRAYAARALVRLKVSAEEAALTVGPSDGTLEPVDAGSCLLRTGAVNLDAVVVHLMMLGCEFEVIEPVELTERIRGLRDLLDRSVKEK
- a CDS encoding phosphatase PAP2 family protein; translated protein: MRTDQILTRLERVFARLDREPERPAHLQTPRMSRHRVVLLASTLAFYIAIVVAVLTTSWLVRLDWQIMFFRPYEQWPQLHAFLDYLVVLGQRGPTAVMVAAWLGWRSWRQHTLRPLITLGVALLLLNITVGSVKLGLGRLGPHYATQIGSAELFAGGDIFPSGHTANAVVTWGILAYLASTVVTRRVLSLVSAIVSLSVGATTVYLGTHWVSDVLLGWSAGLLVLLALPWFEPLIARSEAYVFEVRERLRSRLEEGQVSEPVAAALVPLVSAGGKWRLRRTADTPAATGASGGHAPAPRTVPHGAARPHVIRSERTPVTPVGSRRPAHTERAGARGTAARPVTGG